In the Bacteroidota bacterium genome, CTTTCTGCTGTTGCAGATGTTTCTTTTTCTGAAGGCCCGCCCATGATACAGTCTGAAAATTCTTTACTGAGAGGAACGGTGCTCTTCAATGTGCGCGAACGCGATCTTGGAAGTACAGTGGAAGATGCAAGAAAAAAAATTGAACAGGCGATCAAAAAACTTCCGAAAGGATATTTCATTGAATGGAGCGGACAGTGGGAAAATGAGATCCGTGCTACGAATACTCTTAAAATTATTGTTCCGATCGTGATCTTCATCATTTTCCTCGTGCTCTACATGGTTTACAAATCACTGCGCGAAGCATTTTTCAGTTTGATCACCGTGCCGTTCGCACTCATCGGTGGCGTGTACATGATCTATTTCTATCACGTGAATCTTTCTGTTGCCGTAGCTGTAGGATTCATTGCACTTTTCGGAATTGCCGTGCAAACCGGAATTTTTATGGTGATCTATTTGCACGAATCGATGCACGATCTGGTGAAACTACGCGGCAATTCGCGCGAAACGATCAGTGATGCTGACTTACGCGAATATGTTTACCGCGGTGCAGCGCAACGACTCCGCCCGAAGATCATGACCGTATGTGTTGCACTTTTCGGGTTGATCCCTGTCTTATGGTCGCACGGTGTGGGAAGTGATGTGATGATCCCGATCGTGTTGCCGATGATCGGCGGAGTATTCACTTCGTCGATACATGTGTTGCTCACTACTCCTGTTGTTTTTGAAATGACAAAAAGATACGAGTTGAATAAATTCGGAAAAATGGATATGGTAGAATCGTCGATCAAACACTGAGCCATGAAAAAAAATCTGGTCATTTATTTTCTTTCCTGCGTGTGCATGCACGCAAGTGCGCAAACGCTCTCATTGCGCGCGGTACTGGATTCCATTCAAAAAAATAATCCGCTCCTGTTGTCTTATGCAAACAGGATCAACGCCGACAGCGCTATGATCCCTGCAGCATCTGCATGGATGCCGCCGACTGCGGGAATTGAATTTGACAAGAATCCTTATTCGTTCAATAATTTTTACAATGGGGTTGTGCGCATTTCTATCATGCAGAATTTTCCGAACAGGAAAGTGATCGATGCCACCAGTGCTTATTACGGATCGTTTTCCTCCATTGACCTGAATGAATATTGTTATCAGCGCAATAAACTTTTTTCGCAGGCGAAGGAAACGTATTTCAATATTTACATCACGCAAAAAAATATTTCGATCCTCAACCAGAATATTGCAACACTGGAATCGATGATTGATCTCGCAGAAAAACAAATGGCCACCGGTAAAGGAGATCTTTCTTCCATTTATTTATTGCAGGCAAAAAAAGAAGAAGCGCAGGCAAAACTCATTCACGAACAGAACATGATCCTCGCCGACATGGCTAATATCGATTACCTGATGAATGCAGATGTGCGCAAAACATTTTCGATCGACACGAACAACGTAGTCCGCGATTACAGGAATCTTTTATTTGAACCGGAAAAAGATTCATTGGAAACAAGGCGCAGCGATATTATGCAAATGAACAGCATCATCTACTCGATGAAACTGAAACAAAATATGACAGCACTTTCTTCGCGTCCCATTTTCGGATTGAAAGTAGAACACTTCGCTATCATGGGTATGCCGGATATGTTTTCCGTGATGGGAACCATGACCATCAATATTGCTCCGTGGTCGGCAAGAAAATATAAAAGCCAGGTTCGCTCTATGGGATTTCAGATCCTTGACATGCAGCAGCAAAAACAAAACATGGTGAACATGACCTTCAGTATGATCCAAATGCTGACGATAGAAATGAATTCGGAATATCGCGAAGTGGATACTTATTCGAATAAAGTAATTCCTGCTTACCAGAAAAGTCTGGATGCCAATTTACTTGCATACGGACAAAATTCAACGAGCATGACCATGGTGCTCATGTCGTATGACGATCTTCAAATGGCGCAAATGGAATACCTGAAACATCTCGGAACATTATTGAATGTACAAGCTTCCTATGAAAGAGAAATGCAGATACAATAACAGAGAACGATCAATGTTGCGATCGCTTTCCTGCTTTTGCGGGTTGCTGCTTGTTTTTTTCTTTTCATGCAATACTGCTGAAGAAAAAAAACAAACCGGTGATTCTACAAACATTTTGAAAAGACGTGTCGTCGATTTTTCTTCTGTACTCAAACCTGTCTCTTCCTCTGTGCTCTCCAATGTCAAAGTCATTTCCCCCATGCAGGAAACTCTTCCGCTGATCGTTGATGCCACCGGTTACATTGATTACGACAATTATTCTAAATGGGATATTTCATCGCGCTACTCGGGGCGAATTGAAAAACTTTACATCCGTTACAATTACCAGCACGTGAATAAAGGAGAAATGCTTTTTGAAATTTACAGCCCGGACCTGGTGACGGCGCAGGAAAATTTTGTTTATGCGCTGCAGAATTCGGCGGGCGATACAGCGTTGATCAATTCGGCGCGTGAAAAATTAATTCTTCTCCAGTTTACCAGCGACCAGATTCGTGAGATCGAATCTTCACGGGTGGTAAAGAATTCATTACCCGTTTACAGCAAATTTGATGGATACGTTCGTGAAATACCAATGGAAACAAACTCAATGGCCAGTTACCAGCAGAGTCCGTTGCTCTCTGTGCGTGAAGGAATGTATGCTGACCGCGGGCAAATTCTTTTCAATGTTGTGAATCAACAGAAATTCGTTGCAATGCTGAAAATCAAATCAGATGACCTCGGGAAAATAAAACTGAAACAGGAAGTGACTTTTTACATTGATAATGATTCCAGCATGCAGATGAACGGAACAGTTGACTTTATTGATCCCGTTTTTAATTCGGACTCAAAGACGCTGAACATTCGCGTGAATGTGAATAACAATAAGAATATGCACAAGATCGGAAGCCTGGTAAATGCAAAAATAAATTCCGGAAATGCTGACGGGCTTTGGTTGCCGAAGAGTGCAGTGATCGATCTCGGATCAGAAAAAATTGTGTGGATACTGAAAGACGGATCTTTCAGATCGGCAAAAGTTGAAACGGGACAATACTCCGGCGGAATGGTAGAAATAAGAAGCGGGCTCACTGGAGCAGACCAGGTAGCAGCCGAAGCACATTTTCTTTCCGACAGTGAAGATTTCATAAAAACTCCAGGCGATGAAAAATAAAATATTTTTTCCGGCGCTTATTCTTCTCCTTTTTTCCTGCCGTGGAAAACCGAAGGAAAAGATCGGGGCGAATGAATATTATGTGTGCTCGATGGATCCGCAGGTAATGGAAAAACAACCGGGGCCCTGCCCGCTCTGTAAAATGCCCTTGTCAAAAGTTACGATCGACACCACGGAAAATGTTGTTCGCCTGAGCAAGGAACAGATCCGGCTCGGAAATATTCAAACCAATATTGTGAAGTACGACAGCATTGGCGAAGAAAAAACACTCACCGGAGTTTTTGCCATCAACCAGAATTCACAGCAACAGGTTTCTTCGCGATTCAACGGCCGGATCGAAAAACTGTACCGGAAAATTCCGGGTCAATCAATCAGTGAGGGAGATCTTATTTATGATGTTTACAGCAGGGATCTTATGCAGGCAGAGCAGGAATATATTTTTGCACTCGATCGCATCAATTCACTTTCGGGATCAACGAATAACAAAGAACTTTCTGAATCGGCGAAGAATAAATTAGTGTTGTGGGGTTTGACAGAAAAACAAATTGACTCTCTCGTAATTTCTAAAAATGCAACGATCGTCAATCACATTTACAGTAAAGTTTCGGGAACGATCACAGAAATTCCGTTCAGGGAAGGCGATTATATTGATGAAGGAAGTACCATCTTTAAATTGGCCGATCTCTCTTCCTTGTGGGTGGAAGCGCAAATTTATTCCGGCGAACTCGGAACATTTGAATTCGGAGATCAAGCAGAGATCACGCCGGAAGCATTTCCAGACGAAACGATCGAAGGTGAAATTGATTTTGCAAATCCTTCACTGCAACCGGAAACAAAAATAAACCTGCTCCGCATCAGGGTGTCGAATGCAAAGAAAGAATTCATTCCGGGAATGATGGCATTCGTGGTTCTTCGTTCAAAAACAAAAAAGGCCATAACACTTCCAACAGATGCAGTAATACAGAACGGAAAATTTTCGCACATCTGGATCAGGATCAAAGACGGCACATACCAGGCGAGAAAAGTTGAAACGGGAATTCAGACCAAAACAAAAATTGAAATAATTTCCGGTTTGAGCGAAGGAGAAGAAGTGGTGACTTCGGGCGCTTACCTTGTCTATAGCGATTATGTTTTCGCGCGTGGAAAATATCCGTTTGCCGGAAGTGCCGGCAATGCGATGGGCAATATGAAAATGGATCATCATTGATGCCCATGAATGCCCTGTTAAAATAGATCAAGCGAAAGTTAAATCAGATCAAGTCGTTTGAAAATTCATTGGAGAATTTGAAATAAACGTGCAGGTTTAAGAAGAAAAAAGCCGGAATTCACCCTAAAATGGTTTAACTTTAGTACTCAATTAAAAACAAAAAAGCCCAACGCTCAATCCTAACCACATGAAAAAAACCTTACTCCTTCTCAGCACCGCATTTCTCGGAGCGTTTTCAATGAACGCACAGACGGCTGTAAATTTCAACTGCAATGATTGTGCAGGAAATAATCATGATCTTTTTACCGAGCTCGCTGCCGGAAAAATTATTGTGATCACCTGGGTAATGCCTTGCGGTGCGTGCATCAGTGTGGCTTCAACAGCTTCAAATACTGTTGCGGGTTACGCATCTTCAAATCCTGGTGTAGTTAAATTTTACCTGACCGATGATTATGCAAATACTTCCTGTGCCACACTCACAAGTTGGGCAAGTACGAACAGCATTACCACCGATGCCACTTTTTCCAATGCCTCTATTAGTATGACGGATTATGGAACAGCTGGAATGCAGAAGACTGTTATTCTCGCAGGAGCAAACGGAACAGTTTATTATAATGTGAACGGAACGGTGAATGCTTCTGCTATGCAGACGGCGATCAACAATGCACTCGCTACCGGGATCAACACAAACAATTCTTCTTTCGCGCAGCTCAATGTTTATCCAAATCCATCTGTTGGAAACAGTACAACAGTAAGTTTCGATCTTGCAAAAACTTCTGATGTGACTTTAGATATTTTCAATGTGGTGGGTGAAAAAGTAGAAACGGTTTCACTTGCAAAAGAAACAGCAGGAAAACATGAGGTTGCTGTTGATCTCACAACATTCAACAACGGAGTTTACTTCGTTCGTTTGAATGATGGAAAAAATTCAGCAACTACGAGGATGGTTATTGCCAACTAATTTTTCAAAAATTTCGAGCCTGCATTTTTTATAAAAATTAATGCAGGTTTTTTTCTGTCGAACATTTTAAAATCTTCCGATCATGCGTTCAGTTCTCTTCCTTCTTTTGATGTTGGTGTTGCCGGGTAAAATATTTTCGCAGGGATGTTGCTCAGGTGGAAGCGGAAGTCCGATTGCGGGTGGAGCTTCACAAGGAGTTTTGCTAGACCGGCAAATGGAAATTGCCACAAATTACCAATACATCAGCACCAATACCTTCAAAGCCGGAGACAGGGATACTTTGCCGCTGTTTGATAATTTCAGAAGCGACTACTTGTATTTAAAAGCCGCTTATGGTATCAGCAAAAATTTTACGATGTCCGTTGAATCCGGATATTACCTGAACAAAACACAAAGTGGTTTAAAAGACATTGATACGATCAAGTGGCATTCGTCAGGCATCGGCGACCTGATATTTTTTCCGCGGTATGACCTTTTCAATCATACGGAAGAAAAAAAGCGAACAGAAATTACGGTGGGGTTGGGATATAAAATTCCATTAGGGAGATTTAATGATTCTACACTGGTTTACATCAATCCGTACAACGGGCATAATACGTACACCACTTCTCCCCCATCGATTCAGGCTACGAGCGGTTCAAACGATTTTATTTTTTATGGATTCTTTTTCCGTGGATTTCCACTGAAGAATTTCAGGTTGTTTGCAAATGTCCTTTACATCAAAAAAGGATGGAATCCGCTTGGGGAAAAAATGGGCGATTATTCCAGTGTAGGACTTTTCTTCGGTACCACCTTATTTAAAAAACTTGGAGTTACGCTACAGGTAAAAGGTGAGCATGTGAGTAAAATGCAGGCTGCAAAAAATGTGGATCTTGTTGCCATGTACAATGTTGATATCAATTCGACCGGCAGCAGGAAAATTCTTTTCGTTCCTCAGGTGAGTTATTCCTACAAGAGTTTTACAATTTTCGGGCTGAGTGAAATTCCTTTGTATCAATATGTGAATCGTGTGCAGGTCGGTTCACATTTCCAGCTAACAGTTGGTTTGTCCTACCGTTTTTTCACTTACAAAAGTGGCGTAGTAAAACCGGAAAACAGTTCAGCTGCTGTTTATTATTGCCCCATGCATCCGGAAGTTACTTCTACTGTTCCTGCAAAATGTCCGAAATGCGGAATGGATCTTGAGAAAAAATCCCAATGAAAATTACAAAAGGGCATCTCTAAAAACACAGAAATGCAAGGCGGGCAAGTCCGAAAAACCGGAGTTTACTTTTCGTAAATGAGGATTTTGAGGACGTAGCCCAACGCAGCAGTTCGAAGTTATTAGAGATGCCCAAAAAACAAATTCCAAAACTTTCATGAGTTCGTTTGGAGTTTGGGATTTAGCGTTTGTATAATTTTTATTTTTTCTCTACAGCCCTGCTTCTTTCCACGCTAATGCAGCAGCGCCAAGCACAGCCGCATTATCCGGCAATCCCGACATTTCTATTTTCACTTTTCCTTTGTAGTTGCGCAGAATATATTCGTCAAAATATTTTCTTGTTGGTTCGAGAATATGTTTTCCTGCTTTGGCAAGTCCGCCATAAAGAAAAATATGCGACGGACTTGTTACCGTTACCATATTCGCGAGTGCAAATGCCAGTTTTTCTGCGGTGAAATCCATCAGTCGAAGGGCAAGATGATCTCCGTGTTCGGCCGCGGATGCAATGTGTTTACTTTCGAGTTGATCGAGCGGAATACTTTTCAATTCACTTTTTTCTTTATCGGATCCGATCATTTCTCTCGCCGTATTTACAATTCCGGTTGCAGATACATAAGTTTCGAGACAACCTTTTCTTCCACAACCGCAGAGCCGCCCGTTTTTTTCCACGATCACGTGTCCTAATTCTCCTGCAAAACCATCGTGCCCGTAAAGCACATCGCCATCCACAACAAATCCGCTTCCGAGCCCGGTTCCGAGTGTGATCACTACAAAATCTTTCAGCCATTTTGCATCGCCGAAAAGTTGCTCGCCCAGCGAAGCAGCATTCGCATCGTTGGTAAGTTTACAGCGACGAAAAGTTTCTTTCTCCATCATTGCGGTCAATGGAATAATTCCGGGCCACGGCATGTTGGGCGCAAATTCAATACTTCCTGTAAAATAATTCGCGCTCGGTGCGCCGATCCCTGTACAAACGAGTTCAGTTCCCGTACTTCTCAACCCGTTTTTCATGTGTGTAACGGCTGCCTCCACCCATAATTCCGGAGTTGCATAAGAACGCGTATCCATCTTCGCGCTGAAATGAATTTTTCCTTCGCGATCCACCAGAGCGATCTCTGTATTCGTTCCGCCGATGTCTATTCCTGCTACTACTTGTTGTTTCATGTTATGAGAGATGAAAACTGAGAGTTTAGAACTGAGAGATGAGAATTATTTTTTCAACTCGATAGTCTAAGTTCCCAGCTCTAAGTTCTATTTCACAAAATAATCAGAATCGAGTAAAGTATTTTTATCATGCTGGTAAAGTGCATAGTTGAATCCTTTCTGTAATCCGTAAGCGCCGTGTTCCCCTTTTTTATTTATGGTGAGAATTCCAACCTGGAAATCTTTATAGTTAGTATTTTTTTTCACGATGCGGTTAATTGCCTCTTCGCAGGCTTCCTGTGGAGTAGCGCCGTGACGCATCATTTCCACAGCAGTGTGTGATGCAAGTGTGCGCAAAACAGTTTCACCGAGGCCCGTGCATGTTGAAGCGCCGACTTCATTATCGAGAAATAATCCTGCGCCAATGACGGGAGAATCGCCGATGCGCCCGTGCATTTTCCACGCGAGCCCGCTCGTTGTGCACACGCCTGCAAATTTTCCATTCTTATCGAGCACGAGCAATCCAATCGTATCGTGATTCTCAATATTGATCACCGGTTTGTAATTTTTTTCTTTGCACCAATCGTCCCACGCTTTTTTCTGAACGCCATTCAATTTGTTCGGAAGAATTTCAATTCCTTCTGATTTTGCAAAAAGTTCTGCGCCACTTCCAACAATCATTACATGGGGAGTTTTCTCCATCACTTTTCTTGCAAGTGAAATCGGATGCGCAACGCCCTGTACAAATGAAACTGATCCTGCCATTCCATCATCGCTCATGATACTTGCATCGAGCGTAACAATTCCTTCCCGATCGGGATATCCGCCGAGGCCAACGGAAGTATTGGTGGGATCTGCTTCGACAACCATCACACCGCTTTCAGCTGCATCGGTAGCAGAACCGCCGTCATTTAATTTTTTCCACGCTGCATCATTCGCAGGCATTCCGTGTTTCCAGGTGGAGATCACAATAGGAAATCCTTCCGTTGAATTTGGATTTTTCTTTTTGCCTAATTTTTGTTTTTTATCACTCATAGCAAATGAAGACACGCCTGTTGCAGCGAGTGCCGTGGTGAGAATTCCTGTTCTTAAAAATGACTTTCTGTTCATGGAGACGGGGTGATAATTTGACTAAAGGTACTAAGAGGGGACGGAATGCGGACGGTGCGGACGTGCGGAATACAAATCAACCAGGTTTCTTCCCAACCAAGTTAGTATTTATTACCCGCTTGATCAATGCTCTGTCATTCGAGAATCGGATCATGAGTCCTAAGAGTTTATTCATTGACAACAGGTATTGATTCAATTGAGCATAATCACCAGAACTAAAATATATTCCACGCTTTAGTTCAAGAATGATTTTGTCTTCGATCAGGAAATCAACTCGCCCGTTGCCGATCTTTTCTCCATCATAAATTACGTTACAAGTAACTTGTTCTTGCACAATCAAACCTTTTTTCTTCAATGCATTTGATAATGCTTTCTGATAAATTTTCTCCAAATGTCCAGGACCGATTGATTTGTAAACATCATAAACGCATCCGTTAATGACATAAGTCAAATCAGCATAAAGCAATTTTTCATTTAATATTTTTTCCATAAGTAATGATTTTGTGGCAAAAGTATTTTCGACAAAACAAAATGTCAAGTCATGTTGATAAGTACTTCCGCATGTCCGCACCGTCCGCATTCCGTTCCCAGATTTCCGCATGTCCGCACCGTCCGCATTCCGTTCCCAGATTTCCGCATGTCCGCACCGTCCGCATTCCGTTCCCAGATTTCCGTTCCCAGATTTCCGCATGTCCGCACTGTCCGCATTCCGTTCCCTCCGGTTATTCTATCTCAATTTCGTCTGCAAATATCCACGCCGGACTTCCTTTTCCCGGGTGCCATTGCGGGCAAGTTCCGATATTTTTTGCAACGACTTTTATGTAGCGCGCTTTTGTTTTTTTCACCGAAAGAAATTGATTGCGTATGGTTCCATCTCTTTTCGGATCGATATTATTTGCAACGGAATCGATGATCGTGAAATTTTTTCCATCGGAAGAAGCGTAGAATTTTATTTCGGAAGGCATGAATATCCATGCGCCCTGATCCTGCAAACATCCGAGTGAAATTCTCGAAACATCTTTTACTGAACCAAGATCGATCACTGCATCCAGATCTTTTCCTTCATAACCCTGCCATTCACCCGTGCGGAAATTATCGGAACCCATTATTCCATCGATCAGCGCGTCATCTCCTCCGCCGGTGTATTGATTTTCATATTGCGTATTTAATTTTATAGAACGGCCTCCTGGAATTTTTGTGTATTTGAAATCGACGGTGTCGCTGTGCTGACCGATTTCGTTTACGGTAAATGCTTTGATCGCGGAAGTTTCTTTGATGTCGAATTTCCATGTCGTTTCTGCAAACGCGTTTCCGTTAATGCTCTGGAATATTTTCACTCCTGGAACCTCGTAGTAGAACAGATGCATCACATCGGTAAATGTTCTTTTAATATTCGGACCAAAGAAAAGATTATTCGTTTCATAGAAATCTGTCATCTCAATTCGTGGAGGAAGCGGAATGGCGGCCTGGTCTGAGCAAACATTCACTTCCTGCCAATTCGTTCCGATCCTGATCAAAGCAAACTTTCCTCCTTTTGCAATTTCATTGAATGCAATTTCATTTTTGTGAATTTTCTTTCCATTCAAGTCAGCAAAAAGATATCCCGCTTTGAATCCTTCAGGAAGTTTGAGTTGATCTGTATCCTTTGTCAAGTCATTGATCTCAAAATCCTTTCCTGATTCAAGATGTAAAACAACATGATCAAATCCTGGTTCTGTTATGGAATAATCACTTGTTCCTGGACTCACATCATACATCCCCATCATACTCATCACGTACCACGCACTCATTTGCCCGCAATCTTCATTACCGCAAAGTCCGTCGGGCTTATCTGTGTATTGCTCATTACAAATTTTAGAAACGATCTTCTGCGTTTTCCATGGCTCCGAAGTGTAATCATACAAATACGCCATGTGATGACTTGGTTCATTTCCCTGCGCGTATTGCCCGATCATTCCTGAAATATCTGCCTGGTCTCTTCCGGAAGTTGCGGATGAAGTGGAAAATAATTTATCCAAAAACTCAATGAACTTTTTATCACCTCCATGTGCCGCGATCAATCCGGGAATGTCCTGTTGCACTGCCAATGAATATTGCCATGCATTCGCTTCGGTGTAATGGAAATTAACTTCATTCGGATCGAACGGAGAAGAAAAAGAATTGTTCAGGCGTGCGCGCATGAAACCGGTTTGCGGATCAAATAAATTTCTCCATGACATAGAACGGTGAGAAAAATATTTATAGTCTGCATCATTCTTCATTCTCTTTGCTGCAAGTGCAATGCACCAATCGTCATACGCATACTCCAAAGTTTTCGAAACCGATTCACTTTCTCCTTCGGCAGGAATAAATCCATATTTTTTATATGCTTTCAATCCATTATCATCACTCATCGCAGAAACTTTCATCGCTTCATAAGCGAGAGCCGTATCGAAATCCGTCAATCCTTTCATCCACGCATCCACGATCACGGGAACAGAATGATAACCGATCATACAATTTGTTTCATTCGCAGAAAGTTCCCACACCGGTAATTTTCCTCCGTCCTGGAATTGTTTGAGAAAAGTGCGGATGAAATCCTGGTCGCGTTCCGGTTGAATGATTGTGAACAAGGGATGCAATGCGCGATACGTATCCCACAATGAAAAAACAGTGTATTGCGGATGAAGTGAATCGCGGTGAACTTTTTTATCCATTCCCCAATAATCGCCATTCACATCGGAATACAAATTCGGAGAAATAAAACAATGATAGAGTGCAGTATAGAAAATTCTCTTTTTTGTATTCGAAGAATCCTTCACTTCTATTTTTCCCAATTCGGAATTCCATTGCTGCTGCACCTTTTTTCTTACCGCATCAAAATCAAAATCCGGAACTTCTGTTTCCATATTGAGTTTCGCATTTTCGCAACTCACGGGAGACAGTGCAACTTTAACAATCACTTCTCCATGATGAACATCTTTCGTATTACAATCAAATTGAAAAACAGCCTTCAGATCTTTTGCCGAAGAAGAATCTGCTTCGAAAATTTTACCATTGCTCCATAAAGAAGATTTTTTAAACGGCACGGAAAATTTCGCGTAAAAATAAACACGCTGGTCATTTGCCCAGTTTCTCGAAAAACGATAACCACGAATGATCGAATCATTTACTATTTCGAGATGCGATCCGATAACCTCATCCCGATGCTGAAGATCCAGCAACACCCAGGAAGAATCATTTTTATAAAATTGATAACGCTGAACTCCAACCCGGGGTGAAGCAGTCAATTCAACATTTATTTTATACTGGGGAAGACTTATAAAATAATAACCAGCTTCTGCTCTTTCGTTGATATGAAAAAATTTTGTCCGATAACCTGGTTTCCCATCTGCACCATTTGTATAATTTATTTTTCCTGACCCCGGCATAAATAATATATCTCCATAATCACTGCAACCCGTTCCACTTAAATGCGTGTGAGAAAAACCATAGATCACCGAATCATCATAATGATAACCCGAACAACCATCCCAGCTTCCATCCACGCGCGTATCCGGGCTCAACTGCACCATCCCAAATGGCGCGCACGCACCCGGGAATGTGTGCCCATGCCCGGCAGTACCGATCATCGGATCGACATACTTTGCAAAATCAGTTTTTACAGTATCCACTTTCCAGGGAAAACAAACGTAGCCCGGAGTTTCATTTTCACTGCAGGTGAAAAGAAAAAAAGACAGCGGAAGTAATAGAAGTAGTTTTTTCATTGGTAAAATTGTTATTCGAAGATAAGTATTAGGTTGGAGAATAGAGGGAAGATCTCCACGAAGAATAAATGTAAATTATTGGTAATACCTCCCAACTCCTCACTCCCTGCTCCGAACTAAAATCTATCTTTACCCAATGAAATTCTTTCTTCCAGCATTTATTCTTGCAACACTTTTTTCCTGTGGCGGGAATGGAAATAAATCGAAAACAGATTCGGCCGGGCCGAAGATCGTAAAAGTTCCTGCGCTGAAAAAAGGCGACTTCAATTCGCTTTACGTTTTTACCGATCCAACAAATACTTACGAAGTTTACCTGCCATCGTCTTACGACACTGCCAAGAGATTTCCGGCGGTGATCTTCTTCGACGCGCATGGCGACGGGCATTTGCCATTGGAGAAATACAAAACGCTCGCAGAAAAATGGAATTATATTTTCATCGGTTGCAATTCCACGAAGAACGGAATGACAAGCGATATGACGATGAAGATCGGGAGTGAGTTGATCAATGAAGTGAAAACACGTTTCCCGGTCGATGAAAGTGAAATGGTACTGTGCGGATTTTCCGGTGGTGCGCGCGTTGCAGCCGGCCTCGGGGAAAATGAGAGTGATCTGAAAGGAGTGATCTGCAATTCTGCTGCGCCACAGTCTCCGCAAGCGGGAAAAGTTTTCATTGGACTCGCCGGTCTGGGCGACATGAATTACCTTGAGATGAAAAAATTCGTTGATGGAGAGAAACAGAATGGAAATAAATTCCCGAATGAACTCCTGGTTTTCGATGGTAAACACGAATGGGCGCCGGTGGATGTGATGGAAGATGCGATCCTGATGGTGAATGCTTACGATCTCCGGAATAATGTGAATGAAACAGACTGCCAGATGGCGGTGCAACTCGATAAAAACATCAGCGCGCAAAGTGATTCTATAAAAAATTCAAGCTGCCTCGTTGCTAAAGAACTGCTTGAGTCATTCGACGATC is a window encoding:
- a CDS encoding glycoside hydrolase family 92 protein gives rise to the protein MKKLLLLLPLSFFLFTCSENETPGYVCFPWKVDTVKTDFAKYVDPMIGTAGHGHTFPGACAPFGMVQLSPDTRVDGSWDGCSGYHYDDSVIYGFSHTHLSGTGCSDYGDILFMPGSGKINYTNGADGKPGYRTKFFHINERAEAGYYFISLPQYKINVELTASPRVGVQRYQFYKNDSSWVLLDLQHRDEVIGSHLEIVNDSIIRGYRFSRNWANDQRVYFYAKFSVPFKKSSLWSNGKIFEADSSSAKDLKAVFQFDCNTKDVHHGEVIVKVALSPVSCENAKLNMETEVPDFDFDAVRKKVQQQWNSELGKIEVKDSSNTKKRIFYTALYHCFISPNLYSDVNGDYWGMDKKVHRDSLHPQYTVFSLWDTYRALHPLFTIIQPERDQDFIRTFLKQFQDGGKLPVWELSANETNCMIGYHSVPVIVDAWMKGLTDFDTALAYEAMKVSAMSDDNGLKAYKKYGFIPAEGESESVSKTLEYAYDDWCIALAAKRMKNDADYKYFSHRSMSWRNLFDPQTGFMRARLNNSFSSPFDPNEVNFHYTEANAWQYSLAVQQDIPGLIAAHGGDKKFIEFLDKLFSTSSATSGRDQADISGMIGQYAQGNEPSHHMAYLYDYTSEPWKTQKIVSKICNEQYTDKPDGLCGNEDCGQMSAWYVMSMMGMYDVSPGTSDYSITEPGFDHVVLHLESGKDFEINDLTKDTDQLKLPEGFKAGYLFADLNGKKIHKNEIAFNEIAKGGKFALIRIGTNWQEVNVCSDQAAIPLPPRIEMTDFYETNNLFFGPNIKRTFTDVMHLFYYEVPGVKIFQSINGNAFAETTWKFDIKETSAIKAFTVNEIGQHSDTVDFKYTKIPGGRSIKLNTQYENQYTGGGDDALIDGIMGSDNFRTGEWQGYEGKDLDAVIDLGSVKDVSRISLGCLQDQGAWIFMPSEIKFYASSDGKNFTIIDSVANNIDPKRDGTIRNQFLSVKKTKARYIKVVAKNIGTCPQWHPGKGSPAWIFADEIEIE